Genomic DNA from Burkholderia vietnamiensis LMG 10929:
ACGATTTGCACGAAGCTGGTGACTGGAACGTACGGGGAAAATAGTCGATCCATCACGCGCGCCAATCCGGCGAGACTGAATTGGACGAAACGCTGCTCGTCGATCACGAGCCGGACATCCAATCCTTGGACGAACGCTGAAGCCGGCTTGCCTGGCATCCAGCCCCGCACCCGCGCAGTCGAGAGCGACACGAGCGCGTCGAATCGCCGGCCGGCGTCGGGCGCGGACATGCCGAAGCGGGTGCACAAGCGCTTGAACTCATTGAGCCCGTCGGCGTTTAGCCGCGCTGCCTGCGGAACCAGCCACGACAGCAATTCCCACAGGTCGCCGCGGCGAAGAATCGGCGCGGGACTTGCACTGGGCTGAGCCAATAACTCGATCTCGTCACCCGAGTCCCCATCGCGCACGGCTAACCGGCGCTCGCGCATGTCCGCCAGGTTGCCATTTGTGCAAGACAGCGCGATGTCGAGCTGCCGCTGCGCGGCCGGATCAACGGGCTCGCCGCGGGCGTTCACAAGCGCGAGTTCCAAGCCACGCAATCCGGCTGCGCGCGCTCCAGTTGCATGTCTGCGCAGCGCTTCCTGTCCCGGCTTGCCGGGCTCGGAAGGCGGCTTCGGCGCGCGCCGGGCTTCGTCCCGCAAAACGATCCAATACGGGCCTGGAGCTGCGCCAAGCGCATGCTGCAAGGATTCGAAGGGCGGCAGAAGTGCGGCACCCTGGGCGGTCGTGATACGGACCTGATCAACTGACCAGATCTCGGTCGTGGCTGCGCTCTTCAGCGAAAACGGTTTCAGCGCATAGTACGCTTGCCCAGCCTTCGTTTCGATTGGCTCCGCATTGCTCGAGAACAAGTTGACTACTGGTGTGCAAAACAGCCGGAGATTGTCGGCCGACGCTGCAATCAATCGTTGGGCGCGACGTGAGTCGGGGTGGACGCCGGCAAGGGCCAAATGCAACGTGATCCGGCGCGCACCGCCCGCCAACCGTTTCAACCGCGCCAAATCCAGATCGAGGTTGTCAAATCGAGCGGGAAACGCGCCGTACTCCATCAACAAATGAAACGGAGCAGTCGTGTTGTCGCGAGGCGGCGGAAGCAGCGCGTCGGCATCGTCGAAACCTGCGGCCGCCAGCGGCATGTCCACCCGACGCCAGCGCCCGTTGCCGTCCAGTTCAACGAAGGCACGCGTGGCGTGCATCAGCACGCCGTCGGCGAGCGCAGCCACCACCTCCCTCTCTCCCGCCAAATGTATCCGCAGCATATCGGGAGCGATGGAGAACTGGGCCGACGGTGCCGTGAGCTCAAGGGTGAAAGACAAAATCCCCGTCGTGTCGGACGGCAGTGTCGTTTGCATCGGCGCGACGGTCGACGTCGCGTAACGTACAGCGGAAACGGTCAACGGCACCAACGTGACGTCGGCGGCAGTGCGGAACACCAAGCGGCTATTCGGCGCCACCAATTGGGTGCCGCGTGGAACTATTCGCGGCTCGGTCTGCTTGCTGTCTCGATCCACGCGGAATTGGGCCATCGCACAAGATGGAAACGGCCGCAGGAACGCTCCGTGGATTGTGTCAATCAATGCGTGAGTAAACTCCGGCACCTCATCTTCGAGTCGGATGTCGTGCCGAGCGCACATCAACGCGAACGATTGCAGCAGCCGTTCGACGTGTGGGTCATCCGAGTGCTCACCTGCCATCGCCAGGCGAGCCGCGATTTTAGGGTAATGCTGAGTGAACGCGCGCATCGAACGGCGCAGCAGCCCCAACTCACGCTCGAAGTGCGGTAGAAGATCCTCAGGTTCGATGGCCATACACTTTCCGGATGGTCACGCCGATCAGGTAATCGGTGCAGTGTCCAAGAGGTAGAGGGGACGATTTTAACCGGACGTTCGCCCCCGTTACTATCTTCACGCCCCGATAATCGGGGTTTTGGCCAGCCAGGCCCGGCATGATTCCCGCCCCCAGTCGCAGTCATGATCCGGGGGGTGTTGTCACCGGGCCTGGTGGGTGGCTGGTGATCGCTGATAGGGGTTTGGCCGGGATATCCCGACGCCGTCCGTAACGTGGATGCCGAGACTTGCCACCGTTGTTGCAGGCCAATCCGTTCACTCTGCAGAAACTTCGATGCAAGACACTCAACAACGTGACGCCGTCGATGTCTTTGTCGGCGTCGATGTCGGTAAGGGCCACCATCACGCCGTGGCACTCGATCGGAACGGTAAGCGCTTGTACAACAAGGCTCTCCCCAACGACGAGGCCAAACTGCGCGCCCTCATCGCCGAACTCAAGACTCACGGTCGACTGCTGTTCGTCGTCGATCAGCCTTCCACCATCGGCGCGCTTCCTGTAGCCGTCGCCCGCGCTGAAGGCGTACTCGTCGCCTATCTGCCCGGACTGGCCATGCGCCGCATCGCTGATTTGCACGCCGGCGAAGCCAAGACCGATGCCCGCGACGCCGCGATCATCGCCGCAGCCGCTCGCTCGATGCCGCATACGCTGCGCTCGCTTCGACTGGCCGACGAGCAACTCGCCGAACTCACCATGCTCTGCGGCTTCGATGACGACCTCGCCGCTCAGGTCACGCAAACCAGCAACCGCATTCGCGGGCTGCTTACCCAGATCCATCCGGCGCTCGAGCGTGTTCTCGGACCGCGCCTTGACCATCCAGCGGTACTCGATCTGCTTGAGCGCTATCCGTCGCCCGCCGCGCTTGCCGGCACCAGCGAGAAGACGCTCGCCAATCGCCTGACCAAGCTCGCTCCGCGCATGGGCAAAGGCTTAGCGGCCGAAATCGTTCAGGCACTGAGCGAACAAGCCGTGACCGTGCCCGGCACGCAAGCCGCCACCATCGTCATGCCCCGTTTAGCCCAGCAGCTTGCGGCATTGCGTAAGCAACGCGACGAGATCGCTGCCGAAGTGGAGCGATTGGTGCTTGCTCACCCTCTTTGGCCGGTCCTGACCAGCATGCCGGGAGTCGGCGTCAGGACCGCCGCCAGACTCCTGACCGAGGTCGCTCATAAGGCGTTCGCTTCGGCGGCGCATCTGGCGGCCTACGCCGGCCTCGCGCCGGTTACCCGACGCTCAGGTTCATCGATACGCGGTGAACATCCATCCAGACGCGGCAACAAGGTGCTCAAGCGCGCCTTATTCCTATCCGCCTTCGCGGCCTTGCGGGACCCAGTCTCACGGGCCTATTACTCGCGCAAGATCCAGCAAGGCAAGCGTCATAACCAAGCGCTCATCGCGCTCGCGCGGCGACGCTGCGACGTTCTGTTCGCCATGCTGCGCGACGGCACCATTTACCAACCCAAGTCAGTCCCTAACGCTTGACGAAACACATAGGGGCACCCCCCTTATCTCGAAATTATCGGGTTCGGCACACACAAAAAAACGGCCGTCCCATCGGGGCGGCCGAAATAGCTCCGGCGAATGAGAAGCTCGCCAGAACCTGAGAGGCCTTCATTATGCTCTATGCGGGGGAACGATCCGAAAAGGAGTCCTCGCGCACATCACAACTCGCACTTGCTTGATGCCGCGTGGCACGCGGCTATCTCACGCCAGTCGACCATCGCCAACCGACAGAAGCGGACCAGCTGCGGCGAATCGCTCCCACTCATATGGAAGGTATCAACTTGAACCGCACCGGATTTTGTGGAGGCTCGTATTCTTGAGAGAAATGGTATGGACGCCTCCCTCCCGCATCGTGAGGCGCAGTCCTTCGACATGAGCGAGCGTATAGCGCAAGATCACATGGATCTTCACGGCGAAGCGGAGGCATCTAGTAGCATTAGAACCTCGCCCGGGGACCTTCGGTTGCAGTCCAAAGCGGCAGATCGATCGTAGCGTTCCAGCCGGTTTCAACGTCACGCCACGGATCAACGTTTAGCTGCTCGTCTGGCTCGGTTAACTATCGCACCCAGACGAACATCACGAGCTCGCCGGAAGGAAGATCGGCGTCAGACCCAATCGACCCTCGGTAACTCAGAAGCCCCGCCGGCGCATCTCCAACGCTACGGCAACTGCGACGGGGCACTCCGCCCGTCCCGTTTTCCTACGACATACACCGACGCGCCCTCATGTTTAACTCATGCCGAACCGTATCGCGTGCATGCTGAAACCGAGCGGCACTGCGATCGAATCTTCATGAACTGAACGACCGCCTTCGCGACTTCAGGCGTATTCGCCATGCTGCCGTTGCAAAGCGCTGACGCCCCAGCAACCGGGAACCGAGCGAGACCCGCGCAGGGCAATCGCGCCGCTTTCCTGCCGAGCCGAAATCGCCAACGCATCGCGACGACAACAGCGAGTGGAACCTCAATGACGACATCCCGCCATCACGTGACTCCCCGCCGCGCGCGCAACGATACGTCCGAAGCAAGCTCCCCGCCCGCATGCGCCTGATCTGCTTCCCCTACGCCGGCGGCTCGGCCGCCGTCTATCGCCCTCTCGAAGCCTTGTTGCCCGGCATCGACGTATACCGACACGAGCTCGCAGGCCGCGGCAGCCGCTTGTCCGAGCCAGCCGCACGCGACATGTCGACGTTGATCGACACGTTGCTGCGCGACCTGCGCGACTGCTTCGATCGCCCGTTCTCGTTACTCGGCCACAGCATGGGCGCGGCGATCGCCGCGGAACTGGCGCTGCGGCTTCCCGCCGACGTGCGCCCGAACCTGCGCCATCTGTTCGTGAGCGGCCGCGCCGCACCGGGCAACGCGCGACCGGGTCGTCGCATGCAGGCGCTCGACGATCGCGCCTTCATCGACGCCTTGCACGAAATGGGCGGCACGCCGAAGCCCGTCCTGGAGAACGACGAGCTGATGGCGCTGCTGATGCCGGCCCTGCGTGCGGATTTCGCGCTGATCGAAAACTACCGGCCCGAGCCGGGGTGCCAACTGGCGGTGGACATCACCGCGTTCGCCGGCCGCGCAGATACGCATGCTCCGGTCGATTCTGTTGCAGGCTGGCGCGCCGCGACGGCCGGGCACTTCGATTTCCACGTCATCGAAGGCGATCACTTCTTCCTGCGAAGCGAAATGCGGACGATGGCCGGCATCATCGCGGCGCGCCTGCGGCACGCGCACTGCATCGCGTCGAACGCTTGAAACGCATCACCGGCCGATCGTCGCGATCGGCGAACGAAACGGCCCGCGCGCCCGATCGGCCCAGCCGCCGCCGGGCGCGCGAAACTTTTGGGGTGCCATTGTGCAAAGTAATCGAAAGCGAATCCTCGTAACAGGCGGCGCGGGTTTCCTCGGTTCGCATCTCTGCGAGCGACTGGTCGAACTCGGCAACGATGTGCTGTGCGTCGACAATTACTTCACCGGTACGAAGCGGAACGTGGCGGCGCTGCTCGGCAACCCGAGCTTCGAGGCGCTGCGCCACGACGTCACCTTTCCGCTGTACGTGGAGGTGGACGAGATCTACAACCTCGCCTGCCCCGCTTCGCCGATCCACTACCAGTTCGATCCGGTGCAGACGACCAAAACCAGTGTGATGGGCGCGATCAACATGCTGGGGCTCGCGCGACGCACGCATGCCCGCGTGCTGCAAACGTCGACCAGCGAGGTGTACGGCGACCCCGACGTGCATCCGCAGCCCGAGAGCTATCGCGGCAACGTCAGCCCGCTCGGCCCGCGCGCCTGCTACGACGAAGGAAAACGCTGCGCGGAGACGCTGTTCTTCGACTATCACCGCCAGCAAAACGTCCAGATCAAGGTCGTACGCATCTTCAACACGTATGGCCCGCGCATGCATCCGAACGACGGCCGCGTGGTGTCCAACTTCATCGTGCAGGCGCTGCGCGGCGACGACATCACGCTGTATGGCGATGGCAGCCAGACCCGCGCGTTCTGCTATGTCGACGACATGGTCGACGGCCTGATCCGAATGATGGCCACGCCCGCGGATCTCACCGGGCCGATCAATCTCGGCAATCCGCACGAGATCGCGGTCAGCGAACTTGCGCAAGTGATCTTGCGCCTGACCGGTTCGAAATCGCGGCTCGTGTTCCGACCGCTGCCGCAGGACGATCCGACCCAGCGCTGCCCCGATATCGGCCTCGCACGCACCCACCTCGACTGGGTGCCGACGGTCGGGCTCGAAGCCGGTCTGCGACGGACCATCGAATATTTCCGCTCGACTCTGCCCGCTTGATGCCGCGCATCGAAGCGACCGGACGACGACCGGCACGACGATGGCCTCACGCGGTGACGCGCGCAGCGCAATGTCCCATTTTTACGTGACAGACGCGCTATGGCGTCCATGCTCCAATCACACCGTGCCGTTACACCATTGGCGGAGATCGAGCGATTCTCGCGCGCCAGTGTTCCTCACTCCGTATCGCAAGCCGGATCTCCGCGCATGGAAAAACTCGAGTATCTGAAGCGTGTCGAATCGAAGGCGCGAACCTACGCGACCTCCATTCCGCGGCTGTTTACCCATGCCAAGGGCGTCCGCATACGCGACTCGGACGGGCAGGAATACATCGACTGTCTGTCGAATGCGGGCACGCTCGCGCTCGGACACAATCACCCGGAAGTCAACGAAGCCGTCATGCGGTTTCTGTCGTCCGATCAGATGCAGCAGGCGCTCGACCTCGGTACGCCGGCCAAGCACGCGTTCGTCGAGCAGCTGTTCTCGCTGTTGCCCGCCGCGCTCGCCAGAACCGGCAAGATCCAGTTCTGCAGCCCGAGCGGCGCGGACGGCGTCGAAGCGGCGCTCAAGCTGACCCGGCACCATACGGGCCGCTCGACGGTCATGGCGTTTCACGGCGCGTATCACGGGATGACGGCGGGCGCGCTCGCCGTGACGGGCAAGCTCACGCCCAAACCGGCCGGCGCCACCGGGCAGGACGTGCATTTCCTGCCGTTTCCGTATGCGTTCCGCTGCCCGTTCGGCACGGACGGATCGGCCACCGATCGACTGAGCATCAACTATATCCGGACCGTCCTGTCGGACCCGGAGAGCGGCATACCGAAGCCGGCGGCCGTCATCGTCGAGGTCGTGCAAGGCGAAGGCGGCTGCATCCCCGCCTCCGACGCGTGGCTGATCGAGCTGCGCGAGCTGACGCTGCGGCATGAAATCCCGCTGATCGTCGACGAAGTGCAGACGGGGCTCGGCAGAACCGGCGCGATGTTCGCGATCGAGCATTCCGGCATCCGCCCCGACGTGCTGGTGTTGTCGAAGGCATTCGGCGGCGGCTATCCGTTGTCGGTCGTGGTCTACGACGAGCGCCTCGACACCTGGCCGGCCGGCGCGCACGCCGGCACGTTCCGCGGCAACCAGATCGCGATGGTGGCCGGCCTGACGACCATGCAGATCGTCGAACGGGACGGGTTGTCGGCGCACGCCGAGCGCGTCGGCAAGCTGCTGCTCGCGGGCCTCGAGGCGCTGGCGCAACGGTTTGCGTGCCTTGGCCAGATCCGCGGCCGCGGCCTGATGATCGGCGCCGAAGTCGTCGCGCCGGGCAGCGACGGCCGCGCCGGCCCGGCCGATGGGGCGCTCGCCAAAGCCATCAAGCAGAACTGCCTGCGCAATGGCCTCGTCATCGAAACCGGCGGACGCAACGGCGCGGTGCTCAGGTTTCTGCCGCCGCTGATCCTGTCCGAGCCGGACGCCCACGAGGTTCTCAATCGCTTCGAGCATGCCGTGGAAACGGCCTGCCGCGCATAGCCGCGCCGCGGCGCGACCACGCATTCCGGCCGGCTGCGGCTCGGGTCCAGAAAGGAACACACACGATGCAGGGCATGACGGAACGCAAGCTGCTTGCCGACGGGAGTTCTCCGTGGCTGCTGGAACCTGCGTCGAACGAGCGCGATATCGCAGCGGCGGTGAATGCCAATCGGCCGGCACTCGAAGCGCGGCTACACGAGCACGGCGCGCTGCTGTTCCGCGGCTTCGACGTTTCATCCGTGAGCGACTTCGACGCGTTCGTCAATGCGGTTTCAAGCCACAAGTCCGACTACGTCTATCGCTCCACGCCGCGCACGTCGGTCGGCAATGGCATCTTCACGGCCACCGAGTATCCGCCGAGCGAGACGATCGCACTGCATTGCGAAAACGCGTATCAGCGCAGCTGGCCGCTCAGCGTGGCGTTCTGCTGCCTGACGCCGGCCGCGAGCGGCGGCGAAACGCCGATTGCCGACATGCGCGAAGTGACCCGCCGAATCGGGCCGCGGCTCCTGGACGCGTTCGAGACGAAGCAAGTCCGCTATGTCAGGCACTACCGCAGCCATGTCGACATTCCGTGGGAAACCGTCTTTCAGACGCGCGACCGCAGCCGGGTCGCGGCGTTCTGCGCGGACCACGACATCGCGTTCGAATGGCTCGACGACGACACGCTGCGCACCGTCCAGATCAATCAGGGCGTGGCCTACCATCCCGTCACCGGCGAGCGGGTGTTCTTCAATCAGGCGCATCTGTTTCACATCTCGAACCTCGAAGCCTCGCTCGCCAGCTCCATCGTCAGCCTGTTCGGCCTTGACCGCGTGCCGCGCAACGCGTGCTACGGCGACGGCCAGCCGCTCGATCTCGCCGACATCGAGCACGTCCGCAACGCGTTCCGCGAATGCGCGATCACGTTTGCGTGGCAACGAGGCGATGTCCTGCTCGTCGACAACATGCGATTCGCCCACGGCCGCAACCCGTTCGAAGGCGAGCGCAAGGTCGTCGTGTCGCTGCTCGACCCATACGCGCCCACCGCCACGCAACAACCGCACGCCGGCGATCACGCGCGCATTCCGCAATAGAAGCGCGGATCGATCGCCTACGCGAAACGCCGTGTCATTGGATTACGGGGCAGACGTCGGATTAGAGCGATGCTCTAATTTCAATGCCGCCCCGACCCCGGCAAGCGCCGCGGGATAGCGACACCGGCCCAGAGGGTTTGAACGTTCAGCGGACAACGAAGATCGAGTATGAATCCCGATACAAAATTCAGGACTGTTACTGAAGTAATAGCGTTTCGCGGCGCGACCCAACCCGAGAAGACGGCTTTCATTTTTCTCGAGAACGGCGAAACGGAACAGGCTCGGCTCACGTTCGGCGATCTGGACAGGCGGGCTCGCGGTATCGCCGCGAGGCTGCAGCGCCTGGCGCAACCCGGCGAGCGCGTGCTGCTGGTCTACCCGCCCGGGCTCGAATTCATCTGTGCGTGGGTGGGATGCCTGTACGCCGGCCTGATCGGCGTGCCGGCCTACGCGCCGCGCCGCCATCGGCCGGCCGACCGGCTGAAGGCCATCGTCGCCGACGCGACGCCCGTAGTCGCGCTCACCGATGCAGCCACGCTCGACGGTCTGACGGATCGCGCAGACGGCTATTCCGACACGCTGGAGCTGTATGTCCTGGCGACGGACCAGCACTTCGATGCGCCGGCCGAGCAATGGCGTGCGCCGGACATCACGCCGCAGACACTGGCGCTTCTGCAATACACGTCCGGTTCGACCGGCACGCCGAAAGGCGTGATGATCAGTCATGCAAACATCCTGAGCAATATGGCCGTCATCGCCGAGGCGAGCGATGCCGATGCGTCGACGGTGTTCGTCAGCTGGCTCCCGGTGTTTCACGACATGGGCTTCTTCGGCAAGGTGCTGCTGCCGATCCATCTCGGTGTGCTGTCGGTGCTGATGGCGCCCGCGGCCTTCGTGCAGCGGCCGGTCCGCTGGCTTCAGGCGATCACGAATTATCGCGCCACGCATTGCGCCGCGCCCGACTTCGCCTACGACCTGTGCGCACGCAAGGTCTCGGATGACGCGCGCGCGCAGCTCGATCTCGGCAGCTGGAAGGTGGCATTCAACGGCGCCGAGCCGGTGCGCGCGGAGTCGGTCGCGCGTTTTTCTCGCGCGTTCGCCGCATGCGGCTTTCACGCGCACACCATGCGCCCCGTCTACGGGATG
This window encodes:
- a CDS encoding IS110-like element ISBma3 family transposase, yielding MQDTQQRDAVDVFVGVDVGKGHHHAVALDRNGKRLYNKALPNDEAKLRALIAELKTHGRLLFVVDQPSTIGALPVAVARAEGVLVAYLPGLAMRRIADLHAGEAKTDARDAAIIAAAARSMPHTLRSLRLADEQLAELTMLCGFDDDLAAQVTQTSNRIRGLLTQIHPALERVLGPRLDHPAVLDLLERYPSPAALAGTSEKTLANRLTKLAPRMGKGLAAEIVQALSEQAVTVPGTQAATIVMPRLAQQLAALRKQRDEIAAEVERLVLAHPLWPVLTSMPGVGVRTAARLLTEVAHKAFASAAHLAAYAGLAPVTRRSGSSIRGEHPSRRGNKVLKRALFLSAFAALRDPVSRAYYSRKIQQGKRHNQALIALARRRCDVLFAMLRDGTIYQPKSVPNA
- the tssF gene encoding type VI secretion system baseplate subunit TssF; the protein is MAIEPEDLLPHFERELGLLRRSMRAFTQHYPKIAARLAMAGEHSDDPHVERLLQSFALMCARHDIRLEDEVPEFTHALIDTIHGAFLRPFPSCAMAQFRVDRDSKQTEPRIVPRGTQLVAPNSRLVFRTAADVTLVPLTVSAVRYATSTVAPMQTTLPSDTTGILSFTLELTAPSAQFSIAPDMLRIHLAGEREVVAALADGVLMHATRAFVELDGNGRWRRVDMPLAAAGFDDADALLPPPRDNTTAPFHLLMEYGAFPARFDNLDLDLARLKRLAGGARRITLHLALAGVHPDSRRAQRLIAASADNLRLFCTPVVNLFSSNAEPIETKAGQAYYALKPFSLKSAATTEIWSVDQVRITTAQGAALLPPFESLQHALGAAPGPYWIVLRDEARRAPKPPSEPGKPGQEALRRHATGARAAGLRGLELALVNARGEPVDPAAQRQLDIALSCTNGNLADMRERRLAVRDGDSGDEIELLAQPSASPAPILRRGDLWELLSWLVPQAARLNADGLNEFKRLCTRFGMSAPDAGRRFDALVSLSTARVRGWMPGKPASAFVQGLDVRLVIDEQRFVQFSLAGLARVMDRLFSPYVPVTSFVQIVLVSAETGAVLRRGEPCAGSQPLI
- a CDS encoding diaminobutyrate--2-oxoglutarate transaminase family protein, which encodes MEKLEYLKRVESKARTYATSIPRLFTHAKGVRIRDSDGQEYIDCLSNAGTLALGHNHPEVNEAVMRFLSSDQMQQALDLGTPAKHAFVEQLFSLLPAALARTGKIQFCSPSGADGVEAALKLTRHHTGRSTVMAFHGAYHGMTAGALAVTGKLTPKPAGATGQDVHFLPFPYAFRCPFGTDGSATDRLSINYIRTVLSDPESGIPKPAAVIVEVVQGEGGCIPASDAWLIELRELTLRHEIPLIVDEVQTGLGRTGAMFAIEHSGIRPDVLVLSKAFGGGYPLSVVVYDERLDTWPAGAHAGTFRGNQIAMVAGLTTMQIVERDGLSAHAERVGKLLLAGLEALAQRFACLGQIRGRGLMIGAEVVAPGSDGRAGPADGALAKAIKQNCLRNGLVIETGGRNGAVLRFLPPLILSEPDAHEVLNRFEHAVETACRA
- a CDS encoding TauD/TfdA family dioxygenase — protein: MQGMTERKLLADGSSPWLLEPASNERDIAAAVNANRPALEARLHEHGALLFRGFDVSSVSDFDAFVNAVSSHKSDYVYRSTPRTSVGNGIFTATEYPPSETIALHCENAYQRSWPLSVAFCCLTPAASGGETPIADMREVTRRIGPRLLDAFETKQVRYVRHYRSHVDIPWETVFQTRDRSRVAAFCADHDIAFEWLDDDTLRTVQINQGVAYHPVTGERVFFNQAHLFHISNLEASLASSIVSLFGLDRVPRNACYGDGQPLDLADIEHVRNAFRECAITFAWQRGDVLLVDNMRFAHGRNPFEGERKVVVSLLDPYAPTATQQPHAGDHARIPQ
- a CDS encoding UDP-glucuronic acid decarboxylase family protein; the protein is MQSNRKRILVTGGAGFLGSHLCERLVELGNDVLCVDNYFTGTKRNVAALLGNPSFEALRHDVTFPLYVEVDEIYNLACPASPIHYQFDPVQTTKTSVMGAINMLGLARRTHARVLQTSTSEVYGDPDVHPQPESYRGNVSPLGPRACYDEGKRCAETLFFDYHRQQNVQIKVVRIFNTYGPRMHPNDGRVVSNFIVQALRGDDITLYGDGSQTRAFCYVDDMVDGLIRMMATPADLTGPINLGNPHEIAVSELAQVILRLTGSKSRLVFRPLPQDDPTQRCPDIGLARTHLDWVPTVGLEAGLRRTIEYFRSTLPA
- a CDS encoding thioesterase II family protein, whose product is MRLICFPYAGGSAAVYRPLEALLPGIDVYRHELAGRGSRLSEPAARDMSTLIDTLLRDLRDCFDRPFSLLGHSMGAAIAAELALRLPADVRPNLRHLFVSGRAAPGNARPGRRMQALDDRAFIDALHEMGGTPKPVLENDELMALLMPALRADFALIENYRPEPGCQLAVDITAFAGRADTHAPVDSVAGWRAATAGHFDFHVIEGDHFFLRSEMRTMAGIIAARLRHAHCIASNA